The sequence ATCGGTTACCGCGGCAGGCTGGATGCGACCGCCGAGTCCTTGCATGGCCTCCACTTGGCCCATGCCGTTTCCATCCCCTTCGAGAATCTGGACATCCAGATGGGACTGCCCATCCATCTGGATCTGGCCTCGCTGCAAGACAAGATGGTGCACCGCAGACGCGGCGGTTACTGCTTTGAACAGAACACCCTTTTCCAGGCCGCGTTGAAGGCTGTCGGCTTCAACCCGAGGCCTTGCGAAGCCAGGGTCCGTTTTGGCAACGTCGTGGACACGGCCCGCACGCACATGCTGCTGCTGGTCGGCGTCGGGAGCACTGAATTCCTATGCGATGTGGGCTTCGGGGGAGAGGGCCTGCTGCATCCCGTGCCGATGGATGGTGCTGAGCATGCCCAGTTCCTGGCCACCTACCGGGTTGTCCCCGAAGGAAACCTCCAGGTGTTGCAATGCCTGCAACCGGAGGGTTGGTTTGATCTTTACGCCTTCGTGCCCGAAGCTCGCGAGCCCATCGATTTCGAAGTGGCCAATTGGTACACCAGCACCCATCCGCAGTCCCGGTTCGTGACAACGTTGACGGCCCAGCTGCCGACACCCGAGGCTCGATATGTCTTGCGGAACCGTACCTTGGTGACCAACCGGGGATCCGTGCCCGAAATCCGCGAACTGGAGGACGCCGAGCTGTTCGAGGTGCTCAAAAACCGATTCGGATTGGAAGTGGTTCCCGGAACGAGACTGCGCGCTTTGGAATGAGCGCTTCGACAGCTTCCTTACTCCTTCGGCCGCATGAATTCCTCGAAAGGACCGTATCCCTTCAATCCCTCGAAAGCCACATCCAGATGGCGCACGTTGCCCAGGGATTGGCCCTCGGCGGTGGCCTCCCGCAGCAGCGTGAGCGCCTGCTCCTTCTCTCCGAGCCGGCACGCGATGCGGGCCCGGAGGAGGGAGACGAGGCCGAACTGATCCTTGCGGGGCAGCCGGGCGAGCTGCGCCATGACGCCCCGGGCTTCTGCGGCCCGCCCCAGATCCGCTTGGACGATGCCGAGGCGGCCAAGGGCCGGGAGGGATGATGGATGCCTGCGCAGGATCGCCTGCGCGGCCGCCAGGCATTCCGGCAGCCGGTCCGCGAAGTAGAGGCTTTCCATGCGGAAGGCATGCAGGGGTTCGGCCTTGGTTCCGGAGTCGGTTCCGGCGTCGAGTTTGCGCTGGATGGAGTGGAGGGTCTCCTGGGCGAGGCGCGCGGAAGCATCCCGGTGCCCATGGATCCGGAGATCCTGGGCCACCCTCAGGGCGGATTCCGGATCAAGGGTGATCAGCTCCCGCCCCAAGGCCTCCGCTTCCCCTGCGCGGCCCAGGCCCGCGGCGGCCCAGGCGCGGTGGGCCTTCAGCTTGGTGTTTTCGGGATAGACCGCCAGGTATTTGCCGCTGGACTCCAATTCCTGGCCGTACTGCCCGAGCAGGTGGTGGGCCCAGGCCAGGATGGCGCCCATGTCGGAACCGATGGGGACCCGGGCGTTCACCAGCTTCTCCCACCGGATGGGACGGGTGGCCGCGGCCACCGCTTCGGTGCAATGGTTCGTGAAGAAGGCGGTGTAGGCATGCTGGTGGTTCACCAGCGGGCTCCCGGGGGCCAGCCGGCTCGCTTCCCGGATGGGGCCGAGCGCGGCCTCGCTGTGCCCCTCCATCAGGGCGCGGACGTTCTCCACCATACAACGGTCCAGGGTGCCCATCCGGCCCAGGGATTGGTCCAGCAGCGCGAATTGGGCCCGCACGCCGTCGAAATCCCCCTGCTCGGACCGGATGAAGGCGATGGGAAGGCGGCCCACCATTAGGTCTGGGTCAAGCTGGATGGCCTTCTCGAACCGCTCTTCGGCCCCGGGCCTGGAATTCCAGTACAGCTCCCAGCCCACGAGCCACTCCCGGTAGGCCGGGAATTTCGGAGGGATCGCGATGCGCTCCGGATCCAGGTAGGGATCCAGGATCCTGCCCGCGACCCCGCTGGCCATGCGCTGCGCAACCGCGCCGAAGACCTCGTCGGGCTGGCTCCGCGGGCCCCGTTCGGGTTTGACGAGGGCGACCACCTTCATGAGCTTCGCGTCGAAGAGCTGAGCCTGGACCTGCAATTCGCCGCCGTTGGCCTGGAAGGCGCCGCTGACGACCAGCCCCGCGCCGGTCCGCTCCGCCAAGGCTTTGAGCGCCCTGGGATCGGCCGGTTCTTCCGGATTCGACTGGGGCAAGGAGGCGATGAGGGGCGCGGTTTCCGCGGTGCCGGTCTGGGCGATGGCCTCCGA comes from Holophagaceae bacterium and encodes:
- a CDS encoding protein kinase; translation: MIGQTLSHYRILAKLGEGGMGVVYQAEDLKLGRQVALKLLPAEATANEEARKRFIQEARHASGLDHPNICAIHAIEETPEGGLFIVMALCEGKSLRECLHQGPLPWERAVRIELQILAALGHAHSRGLVHRDMKPANVMVGDGDDIKVVDFGLAKAVGAEGLTRTGIVMGTAQYLSPEQVVGKPVDPRSDLWAAGMVFYQMLTNRPAFTGDGIEATLAAILHAEPDPPSSVVPGLPPSLDTILAKALQKDPQHRYAKAESFRQDLLALESDATATLPASPWRSRDRTASNPRPRVARRWIWGGAAGAATLLLAGAGFQLVQRWRKPVALQENKVAVALFANRTGDPAQDLLGRLAAERISEAIAQTGTAETAPLIASLPQSNPEEPADPRALKALAERTGAGLVVSGAFQANGGELQVQAQLFDAKLMKVVALVKPERGPRSQPDEVFGAVAQRMASGVAGRILDPYLDPERIAIPPKFPAYREWLVGWELYWNSRPGAEERFEKAIQLDPDLMVGRLPIAFIRSEQGDFDGVRAQFALLDQSLGRMGTLDRCMVENVRALMEGHSEAALGPIREASRLAPGSPLVNHQHAYTAFFTNHCTEAVAAATRPIRWEKLVNARVPIGSDMGAILAWAHHLLGQYGQELESSGKYLAVYPENTKLKAHRAWAAAGLGRAGEAEALGRELITLDPESALRVAQDLRIHGHRDASARLAQETLHSIQRKLDAGTDSGTKAEPLHAFRMESLYFADRLPECLAAAQAILRRHPSSLPALGRLGIVQADLGRAAEARGVMAQLARLPRKDQFGLVSLLRARIACRLGEKEQALTLLREATAEGQSLGNVRHLDVAFEGLKGYGPFEEFMRPKE
- a CDS encoding arylamine N-acetyltransferase, yielding MEAVFNLEAYLARIGYRGRLDATAESLHGLHLAHAVSIPFENLDIQMGLPIHLDLASLQDKMVHRRRGGYCFEQNTLFQAALKAVGFNPRPCEARVRFGNVVDTARTHMLLLVGVGSTEFLCDVGFGGEGLLHPVPMDGAEHAQFLATYRVVPEGNLQVLQCLQPEGWFDLYAFVPEAREPIDFEVANWYTSTHPQSRFVTTLTAQLPTPEARYVLRNRTLVTNRGSVPEIRELEDAELFEVLKNRFGLEVVPGTRLRALE